A single Oryctolagus cuniculus chromosome 18, mOryCun1.1, whole genome shotgun sequence DNA region contains:
- the ORYCUNV1R1639 gene encoding vomeronasal 1 receptor oryCunV1R1639 (The RefSeq protein has 4 substitutions compared to this genomic sequence), whose protein sequence is MCSASLDIGIIFLTQTGIGLVGNSSLLCLYNFTLLTGHLLRPTDLILDQLVLANSIVLISKGIPQTLAAFGWNYLLDDIGCKLIFYFYRVATGVSFSTICLFNGFQAIKLDPSIWRWMELKIRSLKFLGFCCFFCWVLHILVNSCLPIIVSGPLNSKNTSIENNYGYCSWHLSGNLLDSFYTILYFSPDLISLGFMIWASSSTIFILYRHKQRVQHIHRHRLSSRPSHEVRATNTILILVSFFVTFYSIYITMTLWMTLVANQGQWIVNTSVLVASCFPAFSPFVLIISDTRVSRLCSGCRAGRSAS, encoded by the coding sequence ATGTGTTCTGCCAGCCTGGATATTGGGATTATCTTCCTCACTCAGACAGGGATTGGCCTTGTGGGAAATTCCTCCCTCCTTTGTCTTTATAACTTCACTCTGCTAACTGGACATCTTTTGAGGCCCACAGATTTATTTCTCAATCAACTGGTCTTGGCCAATTCCATTGTTCTTATCTCTAAAGGTATACCCCAGACCTTGGCGGCTTTTGGATGGAATTATTTGCTGGATGATATAGGATGTAAACTTATCTTCTATTTTTACAGAGTGGCAACAGGAGTGTCCTTCAGTACCATCTGCCTTTTCAATGGTTTCCAGGCCATTAAACTTGACCCCAGTATTTGGAGATGGATGGAGCTTAAGATAAGGTCCCTAAAGTTCCTtggcttctgctgtttcttctgcTGGGTTCTGCATATTTTAGTAAATTCTTGTCTTCCTATAATAGTGAGTGGTCCATTGAATATCAAAAATACCAGTATAGAAAATAATTATGGGTACTGTTCTTGGCATTTAAGTGGAAAtcttttagattcattttatacAATCCTGTATTTTTCTCCTGACCTCATAAGTTTGGGCTTCATGATCTGGGCCAGCAGCTCAACCATCTTTATCCTGTACAGACATAAACAGAGAGTCCAACATATTCACAGGCACCGACTCTCTTCCAGGCCTTCCCATGAGGTCAGAGCCACCAACATCATCCTAATCCTGGTGAGTTTCTTTGTCAccttttattcaatatatatcACGATGACACTGTGGATGACACTGGTTGCAAATCAAGGCCAGTGGATCGTGAACACCTCTGTGCTTGTGGCATCGTGTTTCCCAGCATTCAGCCCCTTCGTGCTCATCATCAGTGACACCAGAGTCTCTCGGTTGTGTTCTGGCTGCAGGGCGGGGAGAAGTGCTTCCTAA